A genomic region of Leptotrichia hofstadii contains the following coding sequences:
- a CDS encoding tyrosine-type recombinase/integrase — protein sequence MRTRKKGKKWYFSFDIYVNGKRKIIEKVGGLTKKEAIENGLKIQEKFFNSNKLFELKTIEDLINDYVQNYINLFLKDSTKKIRMYYFNIVKDEIGKVKLEKMNKKFFQSYILKKTDPSNFKKFLNSMFNYAVEMELITKNPVINIKIPKPKKRQFDLITENDIKIIQKMDIREITKDLISFIYLTGTRISEALGLKWSDIDFNNMTISIRRTINKNKRNTFDTPKTTTSERTILFNNIIEKIFMNRKKDIEILKKKSEGYYNTDLIFANGKGNTFMISDFNKEKYKIKTRLNKNFTFHALRHAHTTLLIENGIDVKTIQERLGHADITTTLKIYTHTTEKMRKTVIPVLDNLLK from the coding sequence ATGAGAACAAGGAAAAAAGGAAAAAAATGGTATTTTAGTTTCGATATCTATGTTAACGGTAAACGAAAAATTATAGAAAAAGTAGGTGGCTTAACTAAAAAAGAAGCTATTGAAAACGGGTTAAAGATTCAAGAAAAATTTTTTAACTCTAATAAGTTATTTGAATTGAAAACAATAGAAGATTTAATCAATGACTATGTTCAAAATTATATAAATCTTTTTTTAAAAGATAGTACAAAAAAAATAAGAATGTATTATTTTAATATTGTTAAAGATGAAATAGGAAAAGTAAAACTTGAAAAAATGAATAAAAAATTTTTTCAAAGTTATATTCTAAAAAAAACTGATCCAAGTAATTTTAAAAAATTTTTAAATTCTATGTTTAACTATGCTGTAGAAATGGAACTTATAACTAAAAATCCTGTTATAAATATTAAAATTCCAAAACCTAAAAAAAGACAATTTGATTTAATTACAGAAAATGATATTAAAATTATACAAAAAATGGATATACGAGAAATTACAAAAGATTTAATTTCTTTTATTTATTTAACAGGTACCAGAATTTCTGAAGCTTTAGGATTGAAATGGAGTGATATTGACTTTAACAATATGACCATTTCTATACGAAGAACAATAAACAAAAATAAAAGAAATACATTTGATACTCCAAAAACAACTACTTCAGAAAGAACTATTTTATTTAATAATATTATTGAAAAAATTTTTATGAACAGAAAAAAAGATATAGAAATTTTGAAAAAAAAATCAGAAGGTTATTACAACACTGATTTAATATTTGCTAACGGCAAAGGAAATACTTTTATGATTTCTGATTTCAACAAGGAAAAGTACAAAATAAAAACACGGCTAAACAAAAATTTTACATTCCATGCTTTAAGACATGCTCATACAACTTTATTAATAGAGAATGGAATAGATGTAAAAACTATTCAAGAAAGATTAGGACATGCAGATATTACTACAACTCTTAAAATCTATACACATACAACTGAAAAAATGAGGAAAACTGTTATTCCAGTTTTAGATAATTTATTAAAATAA
- a CDS encoding fructose bisphosphate aldolase, with translation MNEKLEKMRNGKGFIAALDQSGGSTPKALKLYGIDENEYSNDAEMFDLIHKMRTRIIKSPAFNDTKILGAILFEQTMDRKIDGKYTADFLWEEKGVLPFLKVDKGLEELEDGVQTMKPMPELDELLKRANERHIFGTKMRSVIKKASQTGIEKVVNQQFEVANKIIAAGLVPIIEPEVDIHNVDKAECETILKNEIKKHLDKLPETSNVMLKVTLPTVENFYEDLTRHPRVVRVVALSGGYPREKANEILSKNKGIIASFSRALTEGLSAQQSDEEFNKALEATIEEIYEASVK, from the coding sequence ATGAACGAAAAATTGGAAAAAATGAGAAATGGAAAAGGATTTATTGCAGCATTGGATCAAAGTGGAGGAAGTACTCCGAAAGCATTGAAATTGTATGGAATTGATGAAAATGAATATTCAAATGATGCAGAGATGTTTGATTTGATTCATAAAATGAGAACTAGAATTATAAAGAGTCCAGCTTTTAACGATACAAAAATTTTAGGTGCTATTTTATTTGAGCAAACTATGGATAGAAAAATCGATGGAAAATATACAGCGGATTTCTTGTGGGAAGAAAAAGGAGTTTTACCATTCTTAAAAGTTGACAAAGGACTTGAAGAATTGGAAGATGGGGTTCAAACAATGAAACCAATGCCAGAATTGGATGAGCTTTTGAAAAGGGCAAACGAAAGACATATTTTTGGAACAAAAATGCGTTCTGTTATAAAAAAGGCATCGCAAACAGGAATTGAAAAAGTAGTAAATCAGCAATTTGAAGTTGCAAATAAGATTATTGCGGCAGGACTTGTTCCAATAATTGAACCAGAAGTAGATATTCACAATGTTGATAAAGCAGAATGTGAAACAATATTAAAAAATGAAATTAAAAAGCATCTTGATAAATTGCCTGAAACTTCAAATGTTATGTTAAAAGTAACATTGCCAACAGTTGAAAACTTTTATGAAGATTTGACAAGACATCCAAGAGTTGTAAGAGTAGTAGCATTATCAGGAGGTTACCCAAGAGAAAAAGCAAATGAAATTCTTTCAAAAAATAAAGGAATAATCGCAAGTTTCTCAAGAGCGTTAACTGAAGGATTGTCAGCACAGCAAAGTGATGAAGAATTCAACAAAGCTTTGGAAGCAACAATTGAAGAAATCTATGAGGCTTCTGTAAAATAA
- a CDS encoding radical SAM protein: protein MIRYSVIKEKNPREIVLLKGFSCAYGKCAFCNYILDNTDDEEEMNRVNLEAINQITGETGVLQVINSGSVFELNDFTLSKIKEVCREKNIKILYFEAYFGYINRLNEIREYFNEQEVRFAIGMETFDNEFRTKVLTKNFITNDKVLEKIKKEYKMGLFMICIKGQTKEMILRDIELAQEYFDEIALSVFVNNDTKVERDEELIKWFLTEIYPELNKKKNIEILVDNKDFGVYVQ from the coding sequence ATGATAAGATATAGTGTAATAAAAGAAAAAAATCCTAGAGAAATAGTGCTTTTAAAAGGATTCAGCTGTGCATACGGAAAATGTGCATTTTGTAATTATATTTTGGACAATACAGATGATGAAGAGGAAATGAACAGAGTAAATTTGGAGGCGATTAATCAGATTACTGGAGAAACAGGAGTTTTACAGGTTATAAATTCTGGATCTGTTTTTGAACTGAACGATTTTACGCTTTCTAAAATTAAGGAAGTATGTCGTGAGAAAAATATAAAAATATTGTATTTTGAAGCGTATTTTGGGTATATAAACAGGCTTAATGAAATTAGGGAATATTTTAATGAGCAGGAAGTACGGTTTGCTATTGGAATGGAAACTTTTGATAATGAATTTAGAACAAAAGTGCTTACCAAAAATTTTATTACAAATGATAAAGTTTTGGAAAAAATAAAAAAAGAATATAAGATGGGACTTTTTATGATTTGTATAAAAGGGCAGACAAAAGAAATGATTTTACGAGATATAGAACTTGCTCAGGAGTATTTTGATGAAATAGCCTTAAGTGTATTTGTGAATAATGATACAAAAGTGGAGCGGGATGAAGAACTTATAAAATGGTTCTTGACAGAAATTTATCCAGAGTTAAACAAAAAGAAGAATATTGAAATTCTAGTGGACAATAAAGATTTTGGAGTATATGTACAATAA
- a CDS encoding queuosine precursor transporter — protein sequence MEFFRNFQFGVNELMWLGYLLLNFTAVILAYRFWGKAGLLSIVPLSIVIANIQVGKMMTLFGVDTTMGNIAFGGIYLASDILSENEGKKYARKVVSLGFASMLFTTFIMQIVLKIQVAPSDTMQGALSQVFGFMPRLAVASVTGFAASQAFDIWSYQAIRKLRPDFKDIWIRNNASTMLSQILDNIVFSFMAFLGVYSMKEIIVIIFSTYFLKVVIALLDTPFVYIATIWKNNGKVSED from the coding sequence TTGGAATTTTTTAGAAACTTTCAGTTTGGAGTAAATGAATTAATGTGGTTAGGCTACTTGCTGCTTAATTTTACAGCAGTTATCTTGGCTTATAGATTTTGGGGAAAGGCAGGACTGCTTTCAATTGTACCGCTTTCAATAGTTATTGCAAATATTCAGGTTGGGAAGATGATGACCTTGTTTGGTGTGGATACGACAATGGGAAATATTGCATTCGGCGGGATTTATTTAGCATCAGATATTCTTTCTGAAAATGAAGGGAAGAAGTATGCTAGAAAAGTGGTTTCACTAGGATTTGCCTCAATGCTGTTTACAACTTTTATTATGCAAATTGTCTTAAAAATACAGGTAGCGCCGTCTGACACTATGCAAGGGGCTTTAAGTCAAGTATTTGGGTTTATGCCGAGATTAGCAGTTGCGAGCGTAACTGGATTTGCGGCTTCACAGGCATTTGACATCTGGTCTTATCAGGCAATCAGAAAATTGCGTCCAGACTTTAAAGATATTTGGATTAGAAATAATGCAAGCACAATGTTAAGTCAAATACTTGATAATATAGTATTCTCGTTTATGGCATTTTTAGGAGTTTATTCAATGAAAGAAATAATTGTAATTATATTTTCAACTTATTTCCTAAAAGTAGTAATTGCATTATTGGATACACCGTTTGTATATATTGCGACAATTTGGAAAAATAACGGAAAAGTAAGTGAAGATTAA
- a CDS encoding L,D-transpeptidase family protein translates to MTFNFQYDKHSPREMDEFVFVKMAASIRKEPNSNAKVIKSAAYSHKYRTTGIVKSNTGNKSDEWYEVFFDNQIGYIPKSAVEKREFDWNDMMAKVEKTNKFIKEAVSANKKIYVLDDYVPLGGGESGKRDKFGNRANQSEFGYTDKSFKDYINIPDRTIMIVEEENDKYVKVKIDAYDNGTYYLKPSTKRYLKDAGITGEITRFIYVDRASQNEMVIEKAGDNWNVVTSSFVTTGKDAGNSFATPYGTFLIAYSKPVMQYTGSDNKAVVGDAKNAVRFSGGGYMHSIPSLFEPKNTREQRKAETAKKIGTYPESHKCIRHYDDQIKFIYDWLGNSTPGHSEGFRVPSVPTVMLVK, encoded by the coding sequence TTGACATTTAATTTTCAATATGATAAACATTCTCCAAGGGAAATGGATGAGTTTGTATTCGTAAAAATGGCGGCAAGTATAAGAAAAGAACCAAATTCTAATGCCAAAGTCATAAAATCGGCAGCATACTCTCATAAATACAGAACGACAGGAATTGTTAAAAGTAATACTGGAAATAAATCAGATGAATGGTATGAAGTATTTTTTGATAATCAAATAGGTTATATTCCAAAATCAGCTGTTGAAAAAAGAGAATTTGACTGGAATGACATGATGGCAAAAGTTGAGAAGACAAATAAGTTTATAAAAGAAGCAGTTAGTGCCAATAAAAAAATATATGTCTTAGATGATTATGTTCCGCTTGGAGGAGGGGAATCAGGTAAAAGAGATAAATTTGGAAATCGTGCTAATCAAAGTGAATTTGGTTATACAGATAAAAGTTTTAAGGATTATATAAATATTCCAGATAGAACTATTATGATTGTGGAAGAAGAAAATGATAAATATGTAAAAGTTAAAATAGATGCTTATGATAACGGTACTTATTACTTAAAACCTTCTACAAAAAGATATTTGAAAGATGCTGGAATTACTGGTGAAATAACAAGATTTATCTATGTTGACAGAGCAAGTCAGAATGAAATGGTTATAGAAAAAGCAGGAGATAACTGGAATGTAGTAACTTCTTCATTTGTAACTACTGGAAAAGACGCTGGAAATTCATTTGCCACACCTTATGGAACTTTCCTAATTGCTTACTCTAAACCTGTAATGCAGTACACAGGTTCAGATAACAAGGCAGTTGTAGGGGATGCAAAAAATGCCGTAAGATTTAGTGGTGGAGGTTATATGCACAGTATTCCATCATTATTTGAACCTAAAAATACAAGAGAGCAAAGAAAAGCTGAGACAGCTAAAAAAATAGGAACTTATCCAGAATCTCATAAATGTATAAGACATTATGATGATCAGATTAAGTTTATATATGACTGGTTAGGAAATTCAACACCTGGACATTCAGAAGGATTTAGAGTGCCTAGTGTTCCTACAGTTATGCTTGTTAAATAA
- a CDS encoding L,D-transpeptidase, with amino-acid sequence MTKKLDNLIEAGKEKLKAKKWRKIGIVALFNTVVGLNINAKPLNLPKEYSENISVEGHENEVFDYDFNNDGINEKVVVTYNSVNNAIGAVISIYTNQGGKDMLTYQVTFDKKFSIMELQAMQKMFDKVKEYYPEYSKNIQPNETRYITIYGDNKNNDIIFDKVKFNNHAPENTNNFLFIKNSASLLEAPYGNAVAHLGFSEKPEILFDMVSDVANSNTKWYFTEFTKKGDTNVTRKEKKDKNGKVIAENPTTIKGFIAGSEDNVSERGFYWNKMINRIEIVNNFIDTALKAKEDLYIITEYKPLSRDKPSKKDRFGNKNNQSIIGYTKANKEGEIINIPDQTIFKIIGEENNMLKIETPFYGGPYFIEKTEGTYQKAENIKEKVNKFIAIDPHSQTEVLFQRNPETEKYEVVTYSYVTTGKDGWGSYETPHGAFLIAFTRPYMTFTRHARAGDKTLPGRSDLTIGGSAKYAVRFSGGGYMHGIPVGLNFKGSTLNTGTAQKIGTYKDSHKCVRHFDDQIEFIVGWINADSKIKDRDNTIPEEPVIAVVL; translated from the coding sequence GTGACAAAAAAGCTGGATAATCTTATTGAAGCTGGAAAGGAAAAACTGAAAGCAAAAAAATGGCGAAAAATTGGAATAGTTGCATTATTTAATACCGTTGTAGGACTTAACATAAACGCCAAACCATTGAACCTGCCCAAGGAGTATTCTGAAAACATTTCTGTTGAAGGGCATGAAAATGAAGTATTTGATTACGACTTTAACAATGACGGAATAAATGAAAAAGTTGTTGTAACGTATAATTCAGTGAACAATGCAATAGGAGCTGTAATTTCAATATACACAAATCAAGGCGGAAAGGATATGCTGACATATCAGGTAACTTTTGATAAAAAGTTTAGTATTATGGAACTTCAGGCAATGCAAAAAATGTTTGACAAAGTCAAAGAATATTATCCTGAATATTCTAAAAATATTCAGCCTAACGAAACTAGATATATTACAATTTATGGGGATAATAAAAATAACGATATAATTTTTGATAAAGTAAAATTTAATAATCATGCTCCAGAAAATACAAATAACTTTTTATTCATAAAAAACTCGGCAAGCTTGCTGGAAGCGCCATACGGAAATGCCGTGGCACATCTAGGATTCAGTGAAAAGCCTGAAATATTGTTTGATATGGTATCAGACGTGGCAAATTCAAATACAAAATGGTATTTCACAGAATTTACAAAAAAAGGCGATACTAATGTAACTAGAAAAGAAAAAAAAGATAAAAATGGTAAAGTAATAGCAGAAAATCCAACAACTATCAAAGGATTTATCGCAGGTAGTGAAGACAATGTCTCAGAAAGAGGTTTTTACTGGAATAAAATGATTAATAGAATTGAAATTGTAAACAATTTTATCGACACTGCGCTAAAGGCAAAAGAAGATTTATATATTATTACAGAATACAAGCCTCTGTCACGTGATAAACCTAGCAAAAAGGATAGATTTGGCAACAAGAACAATCAGAGCATCATAGGATACACAAAGGCAAATAAGGAAGGCGAAATAATAAATATTCCCGATCAGACAATCTTTAAAATAATCGGCGAAGAAAATAATATGCTAAAAATTGAAACACCGTTTTATGGAGGACCTTATTTCATTGAAAAAACAGAAGGTACATATCAAAAGGCTGAGAATATAAAAGAGAAAGTTAATAAATTTATAGCAATTGATCCACATAGCCAGACTGAAGTGCTTTTCCAAAGAAATCCTGAAACTGAAAAATATGAAGTCGTAACATATTCGTATGTAACTACCGGAAAAGACGGATGGGGTTCCTATGAAACACCGCACGGGGCATTCTTAATAGCTTTCACAAGACCCTACATGACTTTTACAAGACATGCAAGAGCAGGAGATAAAACGCTTCCCGGAAGATCTGACCTGACTATCGGAGGAAGCGCCAAATATGCAGTAAGATTCAGCGGTGGAGGTTATATGCACGGGATTCCTGTAGGACTTAATTTCAAAGGATCTACATTAAATACAGGAACCGCTCAGAAAATAGGAACATATAAAGATTCCCATAAATGTGTAAGACACTTTGATGATCAGATTGAGTTTATTGTTGGATGGATAAATGCAGACAGTAAAATCAAGGATAGGGATAACACGATACCTGAAGAGCCTGTAATAGCAGTTGTTTTATAA